The Syngnathus typhle isolate RoL2023-S1 ecotype Sweden linkage group LG11, RoL_Styp_1.0, whole genome shotgun sequence genome contains a region encoding:
- the prickle2b gene encoding prickle-like protein 2b isoform X5, protein MPVEMEKTVTKLMYDFQRNSTSDDDSGCALEEYAWVPPGLKPEQVHQYYSSLPEDKVPYVNSPGEKYRIKQLLHQLPPHDNEVRYCNSLDDEEKRELKLFSNQRKRENLGRGNVRPFPVTMTGAICEQCGNQINGGDIAVFASRAGHALCWHPACFVCSMCNELLVDLIYFYQDGKIYCGRHHAERLKPRCTACDEIILADECTEAEGRHWHMKHFCCFECETALGGQRYIMKDGRPYCCSCFESLYAEYCDSCGEHIGIDQGQMTYDGQHWHASEGCFCCARCKRSLLGRPFLPKQGQIFCSRSCSLGEEPNGSDSSDSAFQSARSTRESRRSSKAAKSGGGGQTEAISGEVDPLSLQMDLLSLSSQTPSLTREPPAWQNQKQVVDGYKLDSQAESTANPTPLQLLSQCNVRTSCNPPCPGQNNQQQDHRVKETGGPKRPPISALKGHSLNEMWFQQPAPDDFHGPKLRTQMSFPEVSQQSQHNGGFSADKRSISLHGFQRDRDVGPPPASQVARSRNPINALNFTEQLTPLEQTPRGSMECLGISNTTGQSAEGGGKRQEHLSRFSMPDLSKDPGMNISEKTLNSSVQFQSSDSLHGVNGGQPYMEINPSRSSQYQLQYCDPSGSGVGRSSAHLPPGFTYQEEDRTSLVSSANAARLPPISERRVSGVRGASVRIEVPEETPQRRRHHHHHRSRRSQRSRSENALNLVAERRVRPQERPQLHVREDYDRFPPPRSAREHFGVTGGGRYQPQLFRQCPRTTSDLSLQNPGAGRRTGLNQYSWDDYDDDWCSTCSSSSDSEDEGYFLGEPIPRPLQMRYLSNQELVHKYSSGMGGTNRGAQLSTHKRRKSKNCIIS, encoded by the exons ATGCCTGTGGAAATGGAGAAGACGGTCACCAAGCTGATGTACGACTTCCAGAGGAACTCGACTTCAGACGATGACTCTGGATGCGCCCTGGAGGAGTACGCTTGGGTGCCACCAGGACTCAAACCTGAACAG GTCCATCAGTACTACAGCTCCCTCCCTGAGGACAAGGTGCCCTATGTTAACAGCCCGGGAGAGAAATACCGCATCAAACAGCTCCTCCATCAGCTGCCGCCCCACGACAATGAG GTGCGCTATTGCAACAGTTTGGACGACGAGGAGAAACGAGAGCTTAAGCTCTTCAGCAACCAACGAAAACGGGAAAACCTCGGGCGTGGCAACGTCCGGCCTTTCCCCGTGACCATGACGGGAGCCATCTGCGAACAG TGCGGCAACCAGATCAACGGAGGCGACATCGCAGTGTTTGCATCTCGCGCCGGCCACGCCTTGTGTTGGCACCCGGCTTGCTTCGTGTGCAGCATGTGCAACGAGCTCCTGGTGGACCTCATCTACTTTTATCAGGACGGGAAGATCTACTGCGGCCGGCACCACGCCGAGAGGCTGAAGCCGCGCTGCACAGCTTGTGATGAG ATCATCTTGGCGGACGAGTGCACCGAGGCCGAAGGCCGTCACTGGCACATGAAGCACTTCTGCTGTTTCGAGTGTGAGACGGCGCTCGGGGGCCAGCGCTACATCATGAAGGATGGAAGGCCGTACTGTTGCTCCTGCTTTGAATCCCTCTACGCCGAGTACTGTGATTCCTGCGGAGAGCATATTG GCATTGACCAAGGCCAGATGACGTACGACGGGCAGCACTGGCACGCTTCCGAGGGTTGCTTTTGTTGTGCCCGCTGCAAGCGCTCCCTGCTGGGTCGACCCTTCCTGCCCAAGCAAGGGCAAATCTTCTGCTCCCGTTCTTGCAGTCTGGGCGAGGAGCCCAACGGCTCGGACTCCTCGGATTCTGCCTTTCAGAGCGCTCGCTCCACCAGAGAGTCCAGACGCAGCTCCAAGGCAGCAAAAAGTGGCGGCGGAGGGCAAACGGAGGCGATATCGGGGGAGGTGGACCCGTTGTCATTACAAATGGACCTACTGAGTCTCTCGAGTCAAACCCCCAGTTTGACACGTGAGCCACCTGCCTGGCAGAACCAGAAGCAAGTCGTGGATGGCTACAAATTGGATTCCCAAGCTGAATCGACGGCTAACCCCACCCCTCTGCAGCTCCTCAGCCAGTGCAATGTCAGAACGTCCTGTAACCCACCATGCCCTGGGCAGAATAATCAACAGCAGGACCACAGGGTCAAAGAGACCGGTGGCCCAAAGAGACCGCCTATCTCGGCTCTGAAAGGTCACTCTCTAAACGAGATGTGGTTCCAACAGCCAGCTCCAGATGATTTCCATGGCCCAAAGCTAAGGACCCAGATGAGTTTCCCTGAGGTATCTCAGCAGTCCCAGCACAACGGCGGCTTCTCCGCAGACAAGCGCTCCATCAGTCTGCACGGCTTCCAGAGGGACCGAGATGTTGGTCCTCCGCCAGCCAGCCAAGTGGCCAGAAGCAGGAACCCCATCAACGCACTTAACTTTACAGAGCAACTGACACCTCTCGAGCAGACCCCGAGGGGGTCCATGGAGTGCTTGGGCATATCCAACACGACAG GCCAATCTGCCGAAGGAGGAGGGAAGCGGCAAGAACACCTGTCGCGTTTCTCCATGCCTGATCTGAGCAAAGACCCTGGAATGAACATCTCTGAGAAAACCCTTAACTCCTCGGTTCAATTTCAGAGCTCTGACTCCCTTCACGGTGTCAACGGTGGTCAGCCCTACATGGAAATCAATCCCTCCAGGTCTTCTCAGTACCAGTTGCAATATTGTGATCCCTCTGGTTCAGGGGTGGGCAGGAGCTCCGCTCATTTACCTCCTGGATTCACCTACCAGGAGGAAGACAGAACGAGTCTGGTGAGCAGCGCCAACGCTGCCCGCCTGCCACCCATAAGTGAGCGCAGGGTAAGCGGTGTGAGAGGAGCAAGCGTCAGGATTGAAGTGCCGGAGGAAACTCCTCAGAGACGGaggcaccaccaccaccaccgctcCAGAAGATCCCAACGTTCTCGCTCAGAAAACGCTCTCAACTTGGTTGCCGAGCGCAGGGTGAGACCTCAGGAAAGACCGCAGCTTCACGTTCGAGAGGATTACGACCGCTTTCCTCCCCCGAGGAGCGCCAGGGAGCACTTTGGAGTCACGGGAGGAGGGAGATACCAACCTCAACTGTTTCGGCAGTGCCCCAGGACCACGTCAGACTTATCACTCCAGAACCCAGGAGCCGGGCGACGCACGGGCTTGAATCAGTACTCCTGGGACGACTATGACGACGACTGGTGCTCCACTTGCTCGTCGTCATCGGACTCAGAGGACGAAGGTTACTTCCTGGGGGAGCCCATCCCCCGACCCCTCCAGATGCGCTACCTCAGCAATCAGGAGCTGGTCCACAAGTACAGCAGCGGGATGGGAGGGACCAACCGCGGTGCGCAGCTGAGTACGCACAAACGGCGGAAAAGCAAGAACTGCATTATTTCCTAA